One genomic window of Macrobrachium rosenbergii isolate ZJJX-2024 chromosome 51, ASM4041242v1, whole genome shotgun sequence includes the following:
- the LOC136832941 gene encoding uncharacterized protein has translation MDIQFVETEKGRKKLFVCGHLFYREKKIEETVHWKCEKYYKNNCRARVSTCGNTIIRQSNEHNHAANAASVEAAKVCEKIREKAKNTTESAHALLSDVLGECSQATIGKLPSTDCMKRTVRNIRFKKNDGPSLPTHRKDITFPEGLTKLSNGDEFLYLDSGNVEDRILIFATKKSLELLLKCKHWYADGTFKSVPLLFYQLYTLHGPEENTSIPLVYALLPGKSNRNYVTLLENIKKFNRMQAPLTITLDYEKAMIKAVSEVFSTTQQRGCFFNFFQCIMRSIQSNGLKQRYETDADFALSLKMLSALAFVPVHAVIGAFEELCDSDAIPLEAQPVVIYMEDTWIGRPDRRLVRRPPQFPHKMWNVYQAVLEDLPTTNNSVEGWHRGFEAQLTSYHPNIWKFVECIKREQTLSNAKIEQYLAGQEPPLKKRKYRDSAKRIKRIVLNYDASEPVIDYLRGLAHNISF, from the coding sequence ATGGATATTCAGTTTGTTGAAacagaaaaaggcagaaaaaaactGTTTGTGTGCGGCCATCTGTTCTATAGAGAAAAGAAGATCGAAGAGACTGTGCACTGGAAGTGtgagaaatactataaaaataactGTCGAGCTCGAGTGAGTACAtgcggaaacacgataataaggCAATCAAATGAACATAATCACGCTGCTAATGCAGCAAGTGTCGAAGCAGCGAAAGTCTGTGAGAAAATTCGCGAAAAGGCAAAAAATACAACGGAGTCAGCTCATGCCCTATTGTCCGATGTTCTTGGAGAATGCAGTCAAGCAACAATTGGTAAGCTTCCAAGCACTGACTGTATGAAAAGAACTGTGAGAAATATCCGATTTAAGAAGAACGATGGACCTAGCCTTCCAACACATCGAAAAGACATAACTTTCCCGGAAGGATTGACAAAGTTGTCAAATGGCGACGAGTTTTTGTATTTAGATTCTGGAAATGTTGAGGACCGAATATTAATCTTTGCGACAAAGAAAAGTCTTGAACTCTTGTTAAAGTGCAAACATTGGTACGCCGACGGAACGTTTAAATCGGTGCCTTTGTTGTTTTATCAATTATACACACTCCATGGACCGGAAGAAAATACATCTATTCCTTTAGTATACGCTTTGTTACCTggaaaatcaaatagaaattaCGTAACGTTACTAGAAAATATCAAAAAGTTTAATCGTATGCAAGCACCGTTAACAATCACACTAGATTATGAAAAAGCTATGATTAAGGCTGTTAGTGAAGTGTTTAGCACCACACAGCAACGTGggtgtttttttaacttttttcaatgCATTATGCGATCGATTCAGTCAAACGGCTTAAAGCAAAGGTACGAGACCGACGCAGACTTTGCATTAAGTCTTAAAATGCTATCGGCTCTAGCATTTGTTCCTGTTCATGCAGTCATAGGAGCATTTGAAGAGTTATGTGATAGTGATGCCATACCTCTTGAAGCACAACCAGTTGTCATTTACATGGAGGATACTTGGATAGGTCGGCCAGATCGAAGACTAGTACGTCGACCTCCTCAGTTTCCACATAAAATGTGGAATGTGTATCAAGCCGTTTTGGAAGATCTACCTACAACCAACAACTCAGTCGAGGGCTGGCATCGGGGTTTTGAGGCACAGCTCACATCTTACCATCCTAACATTTGGAAGTTTGTGGAGTGCATCAAACGGGAACAAACATTGAGCAATGCCAAAATTGAACAATACCTTGCGGGACAAGAGCCCCCTTTGAAAAAGCGGAAATACCGTGACTCTGCCAAACGGATAAAAAGAATTGTATTGAACTATGATGCTAGTGAGCCTGTCATTGACTACTTGAGGGGCTTAGCGCATAACATCTCTTTTTAA